CTGACTTTTCAGCAGCGTTGCATGTGTTTCTCTCGCGGGCAGTGGATTATGAGGAGGTGTCTGCACGAACTCCAAGTTAACATCTTCTTTTTCCGACTTTGAATTAACAGAGGACgcttttgaaaatgtatgtaCCGCTTTCATTGctcatttaatatgtttttttgtcaagTGAAGTCGGGTTCTTACATCCTTACGTTAGGGAGGTAATGTTAAATTAGACATTAGAAATTAAAAGTTTACCCATGCCTTgccatgatttaaaaaaaacaaaaaaaaaacgtgaCATCAGTTGGGATAGTTAACGTAAGACGTACAATTCGTTTTTCTTGATTGTCGTAGTGCGTATTTTAACGTGACTTTGTGAATTTACGGAGGGATTCGTCGCCATATGGCTTCATATTGAGTCAAACGTAACGGTATCTAGTTCTCGTAATGGCAACGCAAGTTAGCGTTTTGTTTAAAAGCCAAgtcatgtttaaaatgttgtgttagCACGGTAGCAGCGTGAAGTTAGCGGTTAACGTAAAACTCATACGCTGCATTCGTCACGGGTAAATTGATCAGCTGGAACAACTCATTACTGGCCATGTTTAGACGTAACcgtaatgttttatttcatttagtttactGGCTTTAGTGTAACGTTACTTTAAGCTAGCTTGGTGTTTGTCTCTCAGCTGTTCTGGAATAAAAGCCAGGCTCGCGCTGTGAGCTGTTCTAGAAGCCTCACGGGCTCTGtcctttactgtgtgtgtaacgGAGAGCGAGCAGGTTGTCTCGTGCTCGCATTCTGCTGTGCTAGTGCTGAATGGGTCATGATGCTGCTACTGTATCGTGAGGTATTTTAACACGTGCAAGCCGGTAGTTCtactttttattacatttattcattGTGATTTTATTGATAAcgtttattaacatttattttcattatttattcaatttatattttaaattaaatgtgttttttgtttgtacattttgcTTGGTTTGTATCTTTGGAAGCCATAATTaacttctgttttctctcctgccaTTTCAGTTCATCTGAATTTTGTGAGAAGATGGATAACAAAGAAGAATCAAAGAGTTGTTCCGTCAGTGTGCTGACCTGGGACCAGGTGAGCCGGCTGAATGAAGTTCTGTCAGAGGTTGTGCCTGTCCACGGACGGGGAAACTTCCCTACCTTAGAAGTGCGGCTGAAAGACATTGTGGCCCGGGTTCGCGCCCGTCTGGAGCTGAGGGGCATCAGAGTAAAGGACGTACGGCTCAATGGCTCCACGGCCAGCCACGTACTGGTGCAGGATATTGGCTGGAGCTACAAGGATCTGGACGTCATCTTCAGGGTGGACCTGCCACACGAGGCAGAGTTCAAGCTTATCAAGGACGTGGTGCTGGGTACCCTGCTGGACTTTCTGCCCGAGGGcgtgaacaaaaagaaaattacaCCCATGACTCTCAAAGAGGCTTACGTGCAGAAGCTGGTGAAGGTCAACACAGAGCAGGACCGCTGGAGCCTCATCTCCCTCTCCAACAACAATGGCCGCAATGTGGAGCTGAAGTTTGTGGACTCGATACGCCGGCAGTTTGAGTTCAGTGTGGACTCCTTTCAGATTGTGCTGGATTCCATGCTTGCCTACTACGAGCTGGCACAGACGCCCATGTCACAGGCCTTTCACCCTACTGTGAGTGGGGAGAGCGTATATGGGGACTTCAGCATGGCACTGAGCCACCTGCGGAACAAGCTCATCGACACCAAGCGGCCCGAGGAGATCCGAGGTGGCGGCCTGCTGAAATACTGCAATCTGCTGGTGCGGGACTTCCGCCCTGCCAGCGAGGAGGAGTTCAAGGCCCTGGAGCGCTACATGTGTTCCCGCTTCTTCATTGACTTCCCTGACATTGGTGAGCAGCAGCGCAAGGTGGAGGCCTACCTCCAGAGCCACTTCATAGGCGAGGAGAAGAGCAAGTACGATTACCTCATGATCCTGCGGCGAGTGGTCAACGAGAGTACGGTGTGCCTCATGGGCCATGAGCGGCGGCAGACCCTCCACCTCATCTCGCTGATGGCCTTCCGAGTTCTGGCGGAGCAGAACGCTATCCCCGATGCGTCCTGCGTCACCTGCTATTATCAGCCAGCGCCTTATGTCCGAGACCACAACTTCAGCAACTACTATGTGGCTAACCAGAACATTCCAACATGGCTGCCATGTAACTGACAAATAAAGTGGAAGGACGTAAAGGAGggcaccgctgctgctgctgctgctttggagACGagggaatgaaaaaaaaactgaaaaaaaaaatattgaggCAATAAATACAATGTTCCTCTCAAGGCACAATTATATTTAAGTGGACAggtgttttgctttgttttttttggaatcCTTTCTCATTCCTCATCTACAGAGTTGTCTCTAGGTCATTGAATAGAAAGttatatttttaagtgtttagaCTTTCTTTTCACATCATATTTGGTTGTTTCCCTGTTTATCAGAGTTGTGTTTTGTGCCTTAACCTCAAGGTTTACCCCCCAATAATTTAAGTATGGGCTATTTCTttgaagaaagggaagaaaatgTTATAGCCTTAAATTTTgtttttcgtgtgtgtgtgtgtgtgtgtgtgtgtgtgtgtgtgtgtgtgtgtgtgtgtgtgtgtgtgtgtgtgtgtgtgtgtgtgtgtgtgtgtgtgtatatatagaaaaaattacaaatgtgaaaaggtagaaaaaaatgttaaaaaattgTATTATTGGGGAAAGGCTAATATAATAggtgacaccccccccccaccaccccaaAAAAAAAGCCAAGCACCAGAAATATGTTTAGTTCACTGGGGAGGGATAAAAGGTGATGCACCAATAACTTTGTTCACATCCGAAATGAAGGGGAAGCGAGCGGAgtccatttattttaaattgattttgTCATGTAAATATCTCGCAGACATTTCTGGTCTCCTAAATATGCCAGCAGTGTCTGTGATTTGTAAACGAATGCAGtagaaaatgtgtgtatttttattttccactgTGAATTTCAGTGTAGGACGcgctcccctcctccccctttaTCCAGTTTACTCAGCCCTGTACTTTACAGTCGAGACCGGCTTTGAGCGGAAATCTGCAGAGAGACCGTTTAGGCCTCAGACGGGCTCCTGTGTGTCTGAGGAGTTtatgttcctctgtgtttttaAGTCACTTCCAAAGCCTCACCAGTGACCTCCAGATGTCACAGTCCCCTGGCTATTATGGGAAGCTCTTTGACAGGAGAGGGTGAGAGCATGCGGTCAGTCTCATTGCCTGGAGCGAGAGCTGGCTGGGCGTCCTGGAGTGACAGGCTGACTGGCTGTCCCTTCCCTTAAAAGGAACAGCACATGGTGGGCACATGGTGGGCACGCAGTGTCGTCCCTCACAACCATTGCAGGCTCGACAGCAGCTCTGAAACGGGATCCTCCTCTGACGCAGCTCAGCGACTGGCTCTCAAACTACAGGCAGTctataattatctttttttcctGGGGGAGATATCTTCGGTGTGCGAGCAGCAGCCGCCCTGCCCCCTTGCATGTGTATGCGTGTGGCTCATTAGtcacttcctgtcctctcttAACTGCTGCCTGCCTTTTTAACCGCGCAGTGTTTGAACCCCTTTTGTGGTCATGGGAGTGCAACTGGTATGTTGAGAGAAACGTCCGAAAGAAGAGTGGCATCCCAGACGTGCGGACTTGGATTCTGATGAATCCTGAAAGCTACAACTGACCTGAGCCTCAAGACCCCCTCCCCGAAATATGACGGAGGTGCCTCCTCAAACCTATGAATTACTATTTCTAGCCATGCCTATTATTAGCGGTTAATTTCGAACACTTGCAGTGTGGCATTACTAGCAGATGGCTTTCGAGTGCGACTTTAACCAGTCATCTCTCGTCTTCCCTTTCCTGACATTATTGCATCCAGGTTTGAGAGGAGAAAAGTTGCTCTTAAACTTCTTATGCAAGTGACAACTGTCTCGAGGCCCCTCAGTTCCTCAGAAGCTCTAGCTCACTCCGGCTCACtgcctcgctgctgctgctcgtaTTCAGAGATAACCAGGGCGTCTCTTATCTGGCTGGCCCACAACTCCTGACTGGTTAGAAAAATTGTTAGAGTACGGTCAGCTTGTCCTCTTCTGCAGGTCACACCCCGGGTCAGGGCATGTTCTGCTGGCTCAGCTGCTGAACTTTGGTATGGGAACTGCcatagtgttttcttttcttaacaAGTGAGGTGCAACACACTATCTCGCTCTGGACTAAAGTTACAACCAGCAACTGAAACTCTGAAGTGCCTTTTTGGAGAGTGATTTAGCTTTTTAACAGGTTTTTTAATGGTGATCAGGAGGAACATTATTTTCAGCCCCTTCAAACCATGTGAAATATGGATGATACAAGACTGTCATCGTAGTTTATGGGAGAATACATCTATTTCTGCTTGGGGAGCAAAATAATTTTGgtttaagtgttttgtttttgtctttttaatttgagTCCCAAACACACTTTTCCTTGAAACCCACCCGTCTAGTCATTCCTgtcagtctttctgtcttttgctAGTTTGGGCCTGGTTGTCACTGGCAGCCATGTTGACCTCAGTCTTGCATGAATGCTTTTTTGGAAATTCAACTTTTGATTTCTTTCTGATTTTCTAAACGGACATTATATATTAACACTCTTAATTTAAGGGACTGCCTAGCAATTGTAGCTCCACCTGCTCTGAAGCAACCCGGCTAAATTTGTTTTGCCCACAGTTTTGTCCCTATCCAAACCAAAGCAATACCTGAAGTGCACTGACGAGCCATACTTTGGCACAGTAGATGGAGGTCGCCCAGCAGAGACCCCATACTAACGGAAGCACTTTAAAGAGGCCTTGTTTTACTCCAAACCCAGCCACCTGAGAGGAATGTAAATAAGCTAATGTGGTCAATTGCTGGAGGGAGTTGAGCTGGTTCTCAGGgacataatgtgttttttgaggACTTTGTTTGgtccctttttttgttgttgggaGGGTGAGTTGGTTTAATCTGCCCTTGACATTGAGAACTACCCTCCTAACACTTaattttgtgtctttgcttcTCTCTGTATTAATTGTAACCAAACTAACCGGTTCTTATTGGAGTATATCGTGCCTGACGGTGGAGGTAGCCAGCAGACTGCAGCCTGGCGGCAGCGTTGGGTTTTGCTCTGAAACCTTATCACTCAGTGGGTAGTCTCCTCTTAGTTTAGTGCTAACGGCTGCATTCATCACCACACTCTTAACCCTAACATGATCTTTTTCCTTGTTTGAAAGCCACGTGGCAAAACATTGATTCtgtgctgcaaaaaaaaaaaattgcagaACGAAACCTCTTAACATTCCccagtttgtttttcctctgagTGATGATTCATTCATACACCAGCGAGTAATGCTGCTGCTCACAGTTGCAGGTTGAAGTCTGTTTGAGCGGGGTGAGGAGTACAAGTcaaagaaaatgcaacaaaCGGAAGAACTTGCATTTTCTAGACCGTGAACGCAGCCTGGAATGTAAAAACTCTgcgtttttattttgtgtccttCATGTGTTTACGTTTCTGTTTCTGATGACTGAAAATGTGTGCCTGTTAATGAAAGCTTTACCTTCCCCCTCTCGACGTGTGGGGTGCAGCAGGGCTCACGCTAAATCACTTCCTTCATCAGGGTGTATGTATGTCAATGTATGAACTTTTTGTGAAGGACtatgtgaagaaaaacaaaaaaaaagaggatgaaatgtattttgccttttttattttctgctgtaaACTACGTATTGATCCCACTGCTGCTCTCACTCCCCTCAGCTTTGGTTGTCCCACTTGTTTGGGCCTTTGTTTATTAGTACAGTGTGTTCTTTTTAAAATTTATGACACCTGTCGATGTATtgctggggggggggcagagcaAGCTGTGGATTACATGTGTAGTGGTTATGCTCGTCTAAAGTGCAAGTCTTACACCATAAGAATGCGATGGAGGCTCTTACACTTTCTATATGAAGAGTTGGGAATTTTCTTTGCAGCAGATTTGTGTTTACGTTGATGcttggaggtgtgtgtgtgtgcgcctgcctgcatgtgtgtatgaagGATGGCTGGTGCTATACAAGAAAAGGTGGGGAAAAATCTGAAATTTGtcgcactatatatatatatttttgaaatagTTTAATGCAAAAAGAGCTTTTGTCAGCTTCGTGATTGTGACGATGAGTTTGATGGTTACAACCATTATACTATTTCATTTTTCAGGACTTTAACCTCACTTGAGTTTTTCCTTTTGAATGGAAATGTACATTACATcaggaaaatgtgtttgaagaggaaataatgaataaagaGTATTAAATGCAATAACTGCTTCGGCTGCTTCTGTTGACGGACGTCGAGCCGTGTCTTACGGATTTATCTCTAACCAGCATTTCAAAGGATTTAAGTGTCAGTGCGGTTTAAACAAGAACACATCTTCCAACATTTAACTTCCAGACATGTCAAACTAAAATGCTGTAGAGGTGTGCATGATATTCAACTTGTTATGAGTTTATAAATATACCTGATTGTCCTCCATGTTCATATCATACTATATGTAATCTCTGGGCACATGTCTCTACTGGTTTCTCCTCAAATATAATAGAAGTGTGGTAAGAGAAGAAACACTTCAAAATGTAAGTTGCGTGTAAAAAAGGAATAACCCTCAGTAGATACTGTACATTAATGCTTCAGGGAAATGTCTCCGACATAACTGAGACATTTACTTAATTGCTTTACTGCAGTTAGAAGGAATATTTAATCTTTGAATGCACTCACAGAAAGTGCTACTAATGCATTTCTGATGGCTTTAGATTTTTACGGGCATCCTGGTGATGACTTTAACCAGAGATGTTTTCCAGCGAGGAGATCGGTCATCTCAGAACTTTCAATCATGTTCTTGCTGATCTGTGTTcagtggaaaacacacacacacacacactctcggtCTTACTCTGCCAGAGCTTTTTATTGGGTAATAAAACCCTGGGCATTGCTTTTTGTGAAGTACTTCCAAAGCATTTAAGCCTATATGGCCCTTCAGGCTCACCGTACatgtacacccacacacactctgctgcagAGCCTCTGCTTCTCACTCATAGACAAAAGGACTTTTTAGTTGCAATTTATTCCTTTTGCTTTCTGCTCATCCTCCTCCGATGCAGCCTCGTTATCATGTCATTTTCGTCTCAGATcggaagccccccccccccccttctccagCTCGGAGTCACTCGCTGCCATTCATAAAACACTTTGACTTATCTGCAGGGAATGACTCACGAATGACGCAGTAATGTCCCCTGACCTCACCAACCTCTTTTTCCATTTGACTCTGTCCACGAGCTGATGCTTTCTTTACAGAGCGCATTAACCTTATCCATGTCGCACtttattcctcctcctcctcctcgccacTGTGGTTTGTGGTTTCATATGAATAAAGGTGCAACAAGCATAGATCATTGGCATTATCTTCCATCCTCTAGACGAGAGGCGGGAAAAGATGAgataatcctttattagtccaaCAATGGGGACATTTGCATAGAGCTGAAAgagagcagggaccccctacagAAATCTAAAACCCTATTACACTGGGTCTACAATAACGTGTCCTCTTCAAGCACACCTTTCATACTAAGCTATGAGCTATTCAAATGAACAATATGTAGCTGGAGCTTACTCGTTCACCCTTATGGATAGGTGCCGCGTCGTTTAGCTGTCTTTAAATAatctcacaaacacattcattgtttttactaTCGGTCTAAGATCGGCAAAAACCTCCCGACAGCCTGTCGTACTTATCGAAGCAGCTCTGACCTACACGGATGGTCAGCAGCTGGATTGTTcggcaaaatgttttttagttgACAGTTTCTCACATCCAGGACCCTCCTTGTGTGTGATGGTAGGTGTCATATTCATATGCATTTAATTCATAGTCTGTGTTCATTCTAGTGAGACATTTACAGCCACTGCTGAgttatcatattatataaatCTACTGTGAGGTTGTCGAGAGACCAAACTGCTCTTCTTAtccctataaataaataaataaataaccacaCAGCAGTTTGTGCATAAAGTTTATTCTCACTTGTCCACGACGCATTTCCTTTAATTGAGCTGTCACCTTTTCTCAGCCACAGTTCCTGAGCGGAAACACAGTGAAGTGATAACTGGGCTTTCAGCTCCTctacaaaaccacacacacacacacacacacacacacacgcacacacacaaacccctcCAGCAGTGTTCAGCCGGGTCAAACAATGcatgatttctggaaaaatACTGATACAAGTAtgcaggggggagagagagacaatggaCCGttaacacagagcagagagcggggcgggggggggggggtcacataCCTGCCACTGGTCTCTAATAGCAGCTGAATCTGTTGTATTCTTGATTACAACAAGTGTTTAGAAGAGCTTAACGTAAAGGATCGGTCACATTAGTAATGTTTATCTGTATCCATGTAGATGGTTTTGGTTTTTATTGTtacaattgtgtttttaattctgCTTAACGGATTTAAATCGGGGACTTTTTGACTTGTTTGATTCCCAAGTTGAACATAAATATTGTTACATAATACGGCCTCACAAACAGCTCGTTTATTCTACATTTCCTGAGTGCATGTGCGCAGCTTGACCCTGCAGCTAGAGAACTTAAATATTTGATTAACATGTAACTTTATTGACAACATTGCTCTGCAAAGTCCAACACAATGTGTGTATCTTGCAGATCATGGCAATGACTTAACtatctgtctgtggagcagcaACATTTACAGAGAGGGATTTACTTTAACGCCCACTGCTGTTTGCCTGTGTGGGGCAGAATCAAGTTACCGTCAGGAGTCAATACCAGAACTGATTGTGTTATTATAACTGTGATGCTCTCGTGAACACTTGATCACCACATTGGTGTTTAAAAAACCTTCTACAGCTGATGCAGGACTTTGTTGCCACCAGTTAAATGACTCATATTTGCTAATTAATGTTGAAAACGTGcttttgtctcctctctgttccttcCTGCTTGCAGTGTGTGGTCCTCGGGGGTCAGGGCGGATTAATTAGCACTTGGCTGCATTAAAGGCtgctacagtacagtagatCCAGAGGAAACCTCATCAGCATCCATGCGAACAATCCAAGAGTAATGAGCTGTGGCACCGATAGCATCTGTGTTCTGGGTTGAGCATTTTTGCTGattatgtgctgtgtgtgtgttttattcgTGAGTTGGTGgatcacagtgcagatggaggAGCATGTTGACAAACCTGCCTACTCATGTCTGGTTCTCTTGGTGTCCTCGTCACTGAACCGAGGCTGCTTCTGCACGTGTTGACGCCTTGCAGAGTACATTTACAgaagtacagttttgaggtacttgcgCTTTACTTGAATTTTTCCATTGTGACTAGTAAGCAGCGATTAAATGATGATGGGACAGTGAGTGTAAATGTACGAGCAGCTTTAACTGTTGATTAGTTCATTTGTTATAGTTCTCTTTGGCTCCCAGGTCACCTGTAACCTTTATATCATGTCCTGTTGTTTCGCTCCTCTGAGCTTTATTTCGAGTTAATTCAGATTTAATTTACCATATGTCTTTTAATTCTTGCTTATAATTATGTGATGTGACTATGCACGATATTTCCAGTGCGCCTGACGTGCCCCCACGCTGAAACACATATTCAAAACACCTTTTAAAGTTTGGAGGTCTGCACTGTGTTGCTGTCAAAGAGCCCTGCTCTccttctgctctgttctgctgccGCTGTGaacatttccagcagcagctgctgcttgcTTTGATCAGCCTCACGACTCCACCACACCAGCACCCACCTGCAGACTCCAGAGGTGTCTGAGTTCCTCTGCATGATAAGTGTTTGAGGGTCAGAGGGTCAAAGCCCAGAAGAcaaatgttaactttattgctgtgtgtttttctttgtaaattAACTGTTCATTTCAAGAATACGGTTTTAGCTAGGGGAGATTTAGAGCGGCCGATTCTAGTCCAGTgttcaaaaaatgtatttcaagcCCCACTTTTACGCTAAAAAGGTTTTTGAGTGTTTCATCactttgaaattgcacttatcACAATCTGTCACATGTCTCATCTGCTGCGTAGAGAAGAGCTTCAAATCCCCTCAAACTGAAACTCTCAGATATGTAAAGTGCTCTCGTCTGCCCAGCGGGGGAGAACGGACCAGCTGTGCTGCTTAGATGAGTGTGCAGTTTACTGACATAACCTTATCAAATATATAGTGATGGAGGTTAAacacttttaataaaacaaatgtctgaTGCCACTGCTTGCATGAAAAGACTTTACCTTTAGATTTAATTAGAATTTGGGCTGTCAGGGTTACATGTTTTCACTAAATGATTATCtaggccaaaataattcacgtTTACAACAATATTATTGCAATATCTAtagacatttttgg
This portion of the Cottoperca gobio chromosome 21, fCotGob3.1, whole genome shotgun sequence genome encodes:
- the tent5c gene encoding terminal nucleotidyltransferase 5C, coding for MDNKEESKSCSVSVLTWDQVSRLNEVLSEVVPVHGRGNFPTLEVRLKDIVARVRARLELRGIRVKDVRLNGSTASHVLVQDIGWSYKDLDVIFRVDLPHEAEFKLIKDVVLGTLLDFLPEGVNKKKITPMTLKEAYVQKLVKVNTEQDRWSLISLSNNNGRNVELKFVDSIRRQFEFSVDSFQIVLDSMLAYYELAQTPMSQAFHPTVSGESVYGDFSMALSHLRNKLIDTKRPEEIRGGGLLKYCNLLVRDFRPASEEEFKALERYMCSRFFIDFPDIGEQQRKVEAYLQSHFIGEEKSKYDYLMILRRVVNESTVCLMGHERRQTLHLISLMAFRVLAEQNAIPDASCVTCYYQPAPYVRDHNFSNYYVANQNIPTWLPCN